A single genomic interval of Stieleria maiorica harbors:
- a CDS encoding DUF2339 domain-containing protein gives MSQLRRTNDRRRRVLYHSHVSPHTPSTPATRRAAAELRAARQPAQPFGSRVHQHLRGRWFSLVPVSRLAMTTSAAIIASVSILLTSLHHLAFVWPALAYRQDLARPLLIDRPDGFAAWWTTMLLLLAAGATRLIFVLRRHRRDDYRGHYQLWQWTLIVLLAASVHSTVDLVGWLGASLDLLVGNRAVLSGANWLRIVLDVGGIILAMRLIAELSRCRPALVPMIQAGAWIGFSELAHWQIVVVDGPLMATLVTAAPMLGWTCFLVAATLYLRSMYRQIRNIPDAIPIRQRITEWIAERRNGDADFRSEFFDAQDAPRPAVASVTTTRAAAPNAKPNTVTKPAAKPVRTADADASETEVDETDIDDSPAQDRPGWFARLKRRIRKPKPETESSESVSGDTPEQDTHDEDAAPDREVADTDKPKRRWFGLRSARRIDPEDADGDGDRDEDEEPESRSGETTEPPPKKKRWFSLRLKPQRTGDETSDQDADATTEENEVDDVVAKKSWFSRLLRRKHADESESQAADESADSDSSTAASSHPRSSPNAGKPPARSQGPLHAATRGRQSSSAQSAGTPSAETSRITPAEVAAGEVDPDDIDWESMTKAERRRMRKTLKRAGRAA, from the coding sequence ATGTCTCAACTTCGCCGAACCAATGATCGCCGTCGACGCGTGCTGTACCACTCGCACGTGTCCCCGCACACACCGTCGACGCCGGCGACACGCCGTGCCGCGGCGGAATTGCGCGCCGCACGGCAACCGGCGCAACCCTTCGGATCTCGCGTGCATCAGCATCTGCGGGGCCGTTGGTTTTCACTGGTACCGGTTTCTCGGTTGGCGATGACGACCTCGGCGGCGATCATCGCCTCGGTTTCGATCCTGCTGACATCGCTCCATCATCTGGCGTTTGTCTGGCCGGCGCTCGCGTATCGCCAAGACCTCGCCCGCCCGTTGCTGATCGATCGTCCGGACGGCTTTGCCGCCTGGTGGACGACGATGCTGTTGCTGCTTGCGGCCGGGGCGACGCGACTGATCTTTGTCCTTCGTCGACACCGACGCGATGACTACCGCGGTCACTATCAATTGTGGCAGTGGACTTTGATTGTGTTGTTGGCGGCGAGTGTCCATTCGACCGTCGATCTGGTCGGCTGGTTGGGCGCATCGTTGGACCTGTTGGTCGGAAACCGGGCCGTGCTCTCGGGAGCGAACTGGCTGCGGATCGTGTTAGACGTCGGCGGCATCATCCTGGCGATGCGGTTGATCGCCGAACTCTCTCGCTGTCGACCGGCCTTGGTCCCGATGATCCAGGCGGGCGCCTGGATCGGTTTTTCCGAACTCGCCCATTGGCAAATCGTCGTCGTCGATGGCCCCCTGATGGCAACCTTGGTCACCGCCGCGCCGATGCTCGGCTGGACCTGTTTCCTGGTCGCCGCGACGCTCTACCTACGCTCGATGTACCGCCAGATCCGCAACATCCCCGATGCCATTCCGATCCGCCAGCGGATCACCGAGTGGATCGCCGAACGGCGAAACGGGGATGCCGACTTCCGTTCTGAATTCTTCGACGCACAGGACGCGCCGCGTCCGGCGGTCGCAAGTGTCACCACCACACGCGCCGCTGCCCCAAACGCGAAGCCGAACACGGTGACGAAACCCGCCGCCAAACCCGTGCGGACAGCCGATGCCGATGCCAGTGAAACCGAAGTAGACGAAACGGACATCGACGACTCGCCGGCACAGGACCGACCGGGATGGTTTGCCCGGCTGAAACGTCGCATCAGAAAACCCAAGCCAGAAACCGAATCGAGCGAGTCAGTCTCGGGGGACACGCCCGAGCAGGATACTCACGATGAGGACGCCGCGCCCGACCGCGAGGTCGCAGACACCGACAAACCCAAACGCCGTTGGTTCGGCCTGCGATCGGCACGCCGGATCGATCCGGAGGACGCCGACGGCGACGGCGATCGCGACGAAGACGAAGAACCCGAGAGCCGATCCGGCGAGACGACGGAGCCACCGCCGAAAAAGAAACGCTGGTTCTCGCTGCGGTTGAAACCCCAACGCACCGGCGACGAGACCTCCGATCAGGATGCTGACGCGACGACCGAGGAGAACGAAGTCGACGACGTCGTTGCCAAGAAATCCTGGTTCAGCCGACTGCTTCGACGCAAGCACGCCGACGAATCCGAGTCGCAAGCCGCGGACGAGTCTGCGGATTCGGATTCCTCGACCGCCGCATCCTCCCACCCGCGTTCCAGTCCAAACGCCGGGAAACCTCCGGCAAGATCTCAAGGGCCGCTCCATGCCGCCACGCGGGGGCGTCAATCTTCGTCGGCCCAATCGGCCGGAACCCCGTCGGCTGAAACATCACGAATCACTCCGGCCGAAGTCGCCGCCGGCGAGGTCGATCCGGACGACATCGACTGGGAATCGATGACCAAAGCCGAACGGCGGCGGATGCGAAAGACGCTCAAACGCGCCGGCCGAGCGGCCTGA
- a CDS encoding glutamine--tRNA ligase/YqeY domain fusion protein, with product MTDSPSETGAESSRPTKHFIEQAIDADLAAGKAKGVFTRFPPEPNGYLHIGHAKSICLNFGLANTYGGTCNLRFDDTNPSKEETEYVESIMDDVRWLGFQWDSLHYASDYFGQLYQWAEKLIQDGHAYVCDLNAEQTREYRGTLTEPGKNSPYRDRSAAENLELFRKMKAGEFPDGSRTLRAKIDMASPNLNLRDPVMYRIMHAHHHRTGDEWCIYPMYDWAHGQSDSIEGITFSICTLEFENHRPLYNWYCESLGIHHPRQIEFARLNMTYTVMSKRKLLQLVKENHVSGWDDPRMPTISGLRRRGYTPQSIRNFATDVGVAKFNSTIDVVRLENAVREHLNRIAPRRMVVFDPIKLTITNWPDGKVEMVDAINNPEDESAGTRSIPFSGTLYIGADDFREEAPRKFFRLKKGGAVRLRSGYIIDCHDVVKDDDGNIVEILCTYDPETKSGQDDSGRKVKGTIHWVSAEQAIPIEVRNYDRLFAVENPNQTDEGQTFLDHLNPDSLSVTEAYAEPELAAARPEDRFQFERLGYYVVDPDSTDEKLVFNRIVPLRDSWGNMVAKGKTN from the coding sequence ATGACAGACAGCCCCAGCGAGACCGGTGCCGAATCGTCACGCCCGACCAAACACTTTATCGAGCAAGCGATCGACGCGGACTTGGCCGCCGGAAAGGCGAAGGGCGTGTTCACCCGGTTCCCCCCTGAACCGAACGGTTACCTGCACATCGGCCACGCCAAAAGCATCTGCCTGAACTTCGGGCTGGCCAACACCTACGGCGGAACCTGCAACCTGCGTTTCGACGACACCAACCCGTCGAAAGAGGAAACCGAATACGTCGAATCGATCATGGACGACGTCCGCTGGCTGGGGTTCCAGTGGGACTCGCTGCATTACGCCAGCGACTATTTCGGGCAACTGTACCAGTGGGCTGAAAAACTGATCCAAGACGGACACGCCTATGTCTGTGACTTGAATGCCGAACAAACCCGTGAGTACCGCGGCACACTGACCGAACCGGGAAAGAACAGCCCCTACCGCGATCGCAGCGCCGCCGAGAACTTGGAATTGTTCCGCAAGATGAAGGCGGGCGAGTTCCCCGACGGAAGCCGCACCCTGCGGGCCAAAATCGACATGGCGTCGCCGAATCTGAATCTGCGAGATCCGGTGATGTATCGCATCATGCACGCCCACCATCATCGCACCGGAGACGAGTGGTGCATCTACCCGATGTATGACTGGGCGCATGGACAAAGCGATTCGATCGAGGGGATCACGTTCTCCATCTGTACGCTGGAGTTCGAAAACCATCGACCGCTTTACAACTGGTATTGCGAATCGTTGGGCATCCATCACCCGCGGCAAATCGAATTCGCCCGTTTGAACATGACGTACACCGTGATGAGCAAGCGCAAACTGTTGCAACTGGTCAAGGAAAACCATGTCAGCGGCTGGGATGACCCCCGCATGCCGACGATCAGCGGGTTGCGGCGACGCGGCTACACCCCCCAGTCGATCCGCAACTTCGCGACCGACGTCGGCGTGGCGAAATTCAACAGCACGATCGATGTCGTGCGTTTGGAAAACGCCGTGCGGGAACACCTCAACCGTATCGCGCCGCGCCGCATGGTGGTGTTTGACCCGATCAAGTTGACGATCACCAATTGGCCCGACGGCAAGGTCGAAATGGTCGATGCGATCAACAACCCCGAGGATGAATCCGCCGGCACCCGATCGATTCCGTTCAGCGGAACCCTGTACATCGGGGCGGATGATTTTCGCGAAGAGGCACCGCGGAAGTTCTTCCGGCTCAAAAAGGGTGGCGCCGTCCGGCTCCGCAGCGGCTACATCATCGATTGTCACGACGTCGTCAAAGATGATGACGGCAACATCGTGGAAATCTTATGCACGTACGACCCCGAGACGAAATCCGGCCAAGACGATTCGGGGCGCAAGGTCAAAGGCACGATTCACTGGGTCAGCGCCGAACAAGCGATCCCCATCGAGGTCCGCAACTATGACCGTTTGTTCGCCGTCGAAAACCCCAACCAAACCGACGAAGGCCAGACGTTCTTGGATCACCTGAACCCCGATTCGCTGTCGGTGACCGAAGCCTATGCCGAACCCGAACTGGCGGCCGCACGTCCGGAGGATCGGTTCCAGTTCGAACGACTGGGGTATTACGTCGTCGATCCCGACTCGACCGACGAAAAACTCGTTTTTAATCGAATTGTCCCGCTGAGAGACAGCTGGGGTAATATGGTTGCAAAGGGAAAGACGAACTAG
- a CDS encoding dockerin type I domain-containing protein yields the protein MNRINRQRRSSRTRPLTFQAVEPRRVMAASAMEIYALSVVNQVRADPPAFGTALQGMIDQTVDSAHGYAASDPVWTDLRDAISVSLTPSNVAAAIDLLQSTDPLPPLTWEDSLQAKSAVHNDWMQNHCFTHSTPAGASALPCFAALPGLTYNPQGAAANPDIISAETMGPWSSGSYSENIGYQSGPSMPRTRAAHAVGSVGHRQRQAYYDIVNFVLEFNSSSLGHLEALLQDRRDAIGIDYALLDGFSNTSSATNFLATHTLSRNKDFGGYLTGLAYTDSNQNGLYDVGEHTGGCVTVLDIAAGTSTEHCVAAGDYGRLSVFLPAGQYQVTGGATTIAVDIGYVSENQNVDVTAALNDTTVIDQPLDLTGYQALFSSSVVGTHQLSGNDPYHVLMFDADRDATLSVQPSSAGATPTSQQVFVVDESLIDISTTDAAGVTADVVAGGRYAIVFLGSDQIRSFDVSVSPGDGVRLGMTNLIDFADVNGDGDVSPLDALNVINELARRQGPSPSDASFFYDVNQDDDVTPRDALNVINEIARRSAPGEPESPLSLQSPLLTLSRWRPSTNDGTDEVMNQIGLLF from the coding sequence ATGAATCGAATCAACCGTCAGCGACGAAGCAGCCGCACACGACCGCTGACGTTCCAGGCGGTTGAACCACGTCGCGTCATGGCCGCCTCGGCGATGGAGATCTATGCCCTGTCGGTCGTCAATCAAGTGCGCGCCGACCCACCGGCGTTCGGCACCGCGTTGCAGGGGATGATCGACCAAACCGTTGATTCCGCTCACGGATACGCAGCCAGCGATCCCGTTTGGACCGACCTTCGCGACGCGATCAGTGTTTCGCTGACGCCTTCCAACGTCGCCGCGGCGATCGATCTGCTGCAATCGACCGATCCGCTTCCTCCGTTGACCTGGGAAGACTCACTGCAGGCCAAGTCGGCCGTTCACAACGACTGGATGCAAAACCATTGCTTCACCCATAGCACGCCGGCTGGTGCGTCGGCGTTGCCATGTTTTGCCGCGTTGCCGGGGCTGACCTACAACCCACAGGGCGCCGCGGCGAATCCGGATATCATCAGTGCCGAAACCATGGGGCCATGGAGCAGCGGCAGCTACAGCGAAAACATCGGCTACCAGTCCGGCCCCAGCATGCCCCGCACACGCGCGGCACATGCCGTCGGCAGCGTCGGTCATCGTCAGCGTCAAGCGTATTACGACATCGTCAACTTCGTGTTGGAGTTCAATTCATCCAGTCTGGGCCATTTAGAGGCACTGTTGCAGGACCGCCGCGACGCGATCGGAATCGATTACGCATTGCTGGACGGGTTTAGCAACACCTCGTCGGCGACGAACTTTTTGGCCACCCACACGCTCTCGCGGAACAAAGATTTTGGCGGCTACTTGACCGGATTGGCGTACACTGATTCAAACCAAAACGGCCTGTACGACGTCGGCGAACACACCGGCGGCTGCGTGACCGTGCTGGACATCGCCGCGGGAACATCGACCGAACACTGTGTCGCGGCGGGAGACTATGGGCGGCTGTCCGTGTTTCTTCCCGCGGGGCAGTATCAGGTCACCGGCGGCGCGACAACCATCGCAGTCGACATCGGTTATGTGTCGGAAAATCAGAACGTCGACGTCACCGCCGCGCTCAATGACACCACCGTGATCGACCAACCGCTGGATCTGACCGGATACCAGGCGTTGTTCAGCTCCTCGGTGGTCGGGACGCATCAATTGTCCGGGAACGATCCGTACCATGTCCTCATGTTTGACGCGGACCGCGACGCGACGCTCAGCGTGCAGCCCTCTTCGGCCGGTGCAACGCCGACGTCCCAACAGGTCTTTGTCGTCGACGAATCGTTGATTGACATCTCCACGACCGACGCCGCGGGCGTCACCGCTGATGTTGTCGCGGGCGGGCGATACGCGATCGTTTTCTTGGGAAGCGACCAGATCAGGTCGTTCGACGTGTCGGTCTCACCGGGCGATGGCGTACGACTGGGCATGACGAATTTGATCGATTTCGCGGACGTCAATGGCGACGGCGACGTGAGTCCACTGGACGCGCTCAACGTCATCAACGAACTGGCGCGACGGCAGGGCCCCTCGCCATCCGACGCATCCTTTTTCTACGACGTCAATCAAGACGACGACGTGACACCGCGAGACGCACTCAATGTCATCAACGAAATTGCTCGACGCTCCGCACCCGGAGAGCCAGAATCACCGCTGTCGCTCCAATCGCCGCTCCTGACGCTGTCTCGGTGGCGACCGAGCACCAACGATGGGACCGACGAAGTGATGAACCAAATTGGTCTCCTGTTTTGA
- the gltX gene encoding glutamate--tRNA ligase: MIRTRFAPSPTGYLHIGGVRTALFNWLLAKQSGGQFILRIDDTDAGRNVSEALQPILDGFKWLGLDWDEGPEVGGPSGPYYQSQRIEVHKAAVAQLLASGHAYRDYALPEELAAEREAAEKRGERFFYDRRWMAADDDAAKAYEAEGRQATIRLKMPREGDCVIEDLVRGTVTVAWQTEQDHVIARTDGSPLYHLASVIDDHAFGITHVVRAEEHLPNTPRQIFILESLGYPRPQYAHLPYVAEPGGSAKLSKRKLNKYLKNKDFADLLEHGNRIARRCNVATSDDTFNPVIVDFYRDIGFSADALLNYLLLLGWSLDGERERFSVDEMIKLFSLQRVTKSPASFDPQKLMAFQADHFAALPAEVRLDAVAPFAVAAGLVESKDDPRLAAVVTAAGDRLKVAGDIIDFEYCFLDSIEYDPKAFKKRISKPEDACNLLSGFRDVVLAADTFDAAAAESLLKDYCESAEIQIGQIIHAVRVAVTGTAVGFGMFDTLAILGKEKVAERIEKACKKAAEA; encoded by the coding sequence ATGATTCGAACCCGTTTTGCGCCCAGCCCGACCGGTTACCTGCACATCGGTGGCGTCCGTACGGCCCTGTTCAACTGGCTGTTGGCCAAACAATCCGGCGGTCAATTCATCCTGCGGATCGACGACACCGACGCGGGACGCAACGTGTCCGAGGCCCTGCAACCGATCCTGGACGGATTCAAATGGCTGGGCCTCGACTGGGACGAAGGGCCGGAGGTCGGTGGCCCCAGCGGCCCGTATTACCAGTCCCAGCGGATCGAAGTTCACAAGGCCGCCGTCGCACAATTGCTCGCCAGCGGGCACGCCTATCGCGATTATGCGTTGCCCGAAGAGTTGGCGGCCGAGCGTGAGGCCGCGGAAAAACGCGGCGAACGTTTCTTTTATGACCGACGCTGGATGGCGGCCGACGACGACGCGGCCAAGGCCTACGAAGCGGAAGGACGCCAAGCGACCATTCGGCTGAAGATGCCGCGTGAAGGCGATTGCGTGATCGAGGACCTGGTCCGCGGGACCGTGACGGTCGCCTGGCAGACCGAACAAGATCACGTGATCGCTCGAACCGATGGCAGCCCGCTGTATCACTTGGCCAGCGTGATCGACGACCACGCGTTTGGGATCACGCACGTCGTTCGCGCCGAAGAGCACCTGCCCAACACGCCGCGACAGATTTTCATCCTCGAATCGCTCGGCTACCCGCGGCCGCAATACGCCCACCTGCCCTACGTCGCCGAACCCGGCGGATCGGCCAAGCTGAGCAAGAGAAAACTGAACAAGTATCTGAAGAACAAAGACTTCGCGGACCTGCTGGAACACGGCAATCGGATCGCCCGGCGATGCAACGTGGCCACCAGTGACGACACCTTCAACCCCGTCATCGTCGACTTCTATCGCGACATCGGGTTCTCCGCCGATGCGTTGTTGAACTACCTGTTGCTGTTGGGTTGGTCACTTGACGGCGAGCGTGAAAGGTTCTCGGTCGACGAGATGATCAAGCTGTTCTCGCTCCAGCGCGTCACCAAGTCGCCGGCCTCGTTCGATCCGCAGAAGCTGATGGCCTTCCAAGCCGACCACTTCGCCGCACTGCCGGCCGAGGTTCGCTTGGACGCGGTCGCGCCGTTTGCGGTCGCGGCCGGTCTGGTCGAATCGAAGGACGATCCACGGCTCGCCGCCGTCGTCACCGCCGCCGGCGATCGGCTCAAGGTCGCCGGGGACATCATCGATTTCGAATACTGTTTCCTCGATTCGATCGAGTACGACCCCAAGGCATTCAAAAAACGGATCAGCAAACCGGAAGACGCCTGCAACCTGCTGTCCGGCTTCCGCGACGTCGTGCTGGCGGCCGACACATTTGACGCCGCAGCGGCGGAATCGCTGCTGAAAGACTATTGCGAATCCGCCGAAATCCAGATCGGACAGATCATTCATGCGGTTCGAGTCGCCGTGACCGGGACCGCGGTCGGTTTTGGGATGTTTGACACCCTGGCGATTCTCGGTAAAGAGAAAGTGGCCGAGCGGATCGAAAAGGCGTGCAAAAAAGCCGCAGAAGCTTGA
- a CDS encoding aminotransferase class I/II-fold pyridoxal phosphate-dependent enzyme translates to MNDRLDDLRRRGRMRRLHPRRIEGVDLIDQSGRRLINFGSNDYLGLASFLASKTMRVDSVGARASGLVCGWTDRHQLLAEKIAEFERTEAAVVFPSGFAACSGTVSALCRQGDLILSDELNHASLIDGCRLSKADRMVYPHRDVDSVARLLSQHRKQHRRVWIVTDSVFSMDGHVAPLRELCVVASDHDATLIVDEAHGTGILGDRFSGACESLGVKDQVPIRIGTLSKALGGQGGFVACPRVVAEFLVNHSRPLIYSTALSMSAVESAIVALEHPGEIRRRRDLVCAMSRQLRSQLGLACPASESGIPIIPIPIGSDADAVAASQRLYESGMFVPAIRPPTVPEGQARLRISLSADHNTEMLGRLIEGLPSF, encoded by the coding sequence TTGAACGATCGCCTTGACGATTTGCGGCGTCGCGGGAGGATGCGTCGCTTGCATCCGCGGCGCATCGAGGGCGTTGATCTGATCGACCAATCCGGCCGGCGATTGATCAATTTCGGATCCAACGATTACCTGGGGCTGGCGTCGTTTTTGGCGTCCAAGACGATGCGCGTTGATTCGGTCGGGGCGCGGGCGAGCGGATTGGTTTGCGGCTGGACCGATCGGCACCAGTTGCTGGCGGAAAAAATCGCCGAGTTTGAAAGGACCGAAGCGGCGGTCGTTTTTCCTTCCGGTTTTGCCGCCTGTTCGGGGACCGTTTCGGCCCTTTGCCGCCAAGGCGACTTGATCCTGAGCGACGAACTGAACCATGCCTCACTGATCGATGGCTGCCGACTCTCCAAAGCCGACCGCATGGTTTACCCCCACCGTGATGTCGACTCGGTCGCCCGGTTATTGTCACAGCACCGCAAGCAGCACCGGCGTGTTTGGATTGTGACCGATTCGGTGTTCAGCATGGACGGCCATGTCGCGCCGTTGCGTGAACTGTGTGTCGTTGCATCCGATCACGACGCAACGCTGATCGTCGATGAGGCTCACGGGACCGGAATCCTGGGGGACCGCTTTTCGGGAGCCTGCGAATCATTGGGCGTGAAGGATCAAGTCCCGATCCGAATCGGAACACTCAGCAAAGCGCTCGGCGGCCAGGGCGGTTTCGTCGCTTGTCCCCGTGTGGTCGCCGAGTTCTTGGTCAACCACAGCCGTCCGTTGATCTACAGCACCGCGCTGTCAATGTCGGCGGTCGAGTCGGCGATCGTCGCGTTGGAACATCCCGGCGAAATACGGCGACGACGAGATTTGGTCTGCGCGATGTCGCGACAACTGCGATCGCAATTAGGGCTCGCGTGCCCGGCTAGCGAATCCGGCATCCCGATCATCCCGATCCCGATCGGCTCCGACGCCGATGCGGTCGCGGCATCGCAACGGTTGTATGAATCGGGCATGTTCGTACCGGCAATCCGGCCGCCAACGGTCCCCGAAGGCCAGGCGCGCCTACGGATTTCACTCTCAGCGGACCACAACACCGAAATGTTGGGGCGATTGATCGAGGGTTTGCCGTCTTTCTGA
- a CDS encoding HNH endonuclease: MSQSLLDSHVLILNRFYMAIRVVDVRRTLTLLYRQCAEVISHEAGQFISYDFDSWCEMSQLNAIEKQPGDDFIQAVGFEMQVPRIARLTRFDRMPLQTVRFNRKNLFARDEHTCQYCGKDYPTHKLSLDHVVPRSQGGPTTWENIVACCLRCNSRKGGRTPKQAGMKLRTKPSKPRFNPLVTHSVDDPRYDCWKTFLPAAG, translated from the coding sequence ATGAGTCAGAGTTTGCTTGACAGTCACGTTTTGATCTTGAACCGGTTCTACATGGCCATTCGGGTGGTCGATGTCCGTCGAACGTTGACGCTGTTGTATCGCCAGTGTGCCGAAGTGATCAGCCACGAAGCGGGCCAGTTCATCAGTTATGACTTCGACAGCTGGTGTGAAATGAGCCAGCTCAATGCGATCGAAAAGCAGCCCGGTGATGATTTCATCCAAGCGGTGGGCTTTGAGATGCAGGTGCCGCGAATCGCGCGATTGACACGTTTCGATCGGATGCCGCTGCAAACGGTTCGCTTCAACCGCAAGAACCTGTTCGCCCGCGACGAGCACACCTGCCAGTATTGCGGCAAGGACTATCCGACGCACAAGTTGAGTTTGGACCACGTCGTGCCACGCAGCCAAGGTGGGCCGACGACGTGGGAAAACATCGTCGCGTGTTGCCTGCGCTGCAACAGCCGCAAAGGGGGGCGGACGCCCAAGCAGGCGGGGATGAAGCTGCGGACCAAGCCGTCCAAGCCGCGGTTCAACCCGCTGGTGACGCATTCGGTCGACGACCCACGCTACGATTGTTGGAAGACGTTCCTGCCGGCAGCCGGCTGA
- a CDS encoding cytochrome c, whose protein sequence is MKYTILFALTVVLLAGCSREKTEYTAQFEPNLVHAMKYQIKEGIPMEEALKDANWIIDGMFGTPDEPTLPEVLLDDDFSDLISLDRIKRAAGPIGENSGLYRKHCVSCHGITGNGRGENSAILDPYPRDYRHGIFKFKSTKRGSKPVREDLARSIRDGIDGTAMKKIPELTEEDIQALVDYVIYLSIRGELERTLIDDAIFELDLEGGDRIVDRQIGETIAAEGREQLEKQVQAWEQAGEPEGERGEEIAERLDNFDESMEIAQEMLEDIAFDWLDAEEDVVEVPEPPADIPVADSYEEFVDLSTGDQAEALAASIKRGQAIFTGKVASCSKCHGEKGHGDGQNKDYDDWTKDWTTRAGLKPEDTDALIPLMARGAMPPKNALPRNFSEGVFRGGAAAEDLYRRILQGIEGSPMPASTFVPGEYEKDDIWHLINFVRSVKKPEPETSEAI, encoded by the coding sequence ATGAAATACACCATCCTGTTCGCACTGACCGTCGTTCTCCTGGCCGGATGCAGCCGAGAAAAAACCGAATACACCGCCCAGTTTGAACCGAATCTGGTCCACGCGATGAAGTACCAGATCAAGGAGGGCATTCCGATGGAAGAAGCTCTCAAGGATGCCAACTGGATCATCGATGGGATGTTCGGAACCCCCGACGAGCCGACGCTGCCGGAGGTGTTGCTCGATGACGACTTTTCCGACCTGATCTCGCTGGACCGCATCAAACGCGCCGCCGGTCCGATCGGCGAAAACAGCGGGCTGTATCGCAAACACTGCGTCAGCTGCCACGGCATCACGGGGAACGGACGCGGCGAGAATTCCGCGATCCTGGATCCGTATCCGCGAGACTACCGTCACGGGATTTTTAAGTTCAAATCGACCAAGCGCGGCTCGAAACCGGTCCGCGAAGATCTGGCGCGGTCGATCCGCGACGGCATCGACGGCACCGCGATGAAAAAGATTCCGGAACTGACCGAAGAAGACATCCAAGCGCTGGTCGACTACGTGATCTACCTGTCGATCCGCGGTGAATTGGAACGCACGCTGATCGACGACGCGATCTTTGAACTGGATCTGGAAGGCGGCGACCGGATCGTGGATCGACAGATCGGGGAAACCATCGCCGCCGAAGGGCGCGAGCAGTTGGAGAAGCAGGTCCAGGCGTGGGAACAGGCCGGCGAGCCCGAGGGCGAACGGGGCGAGGAGATCGCCGAGCGTTTGGACAACTTTGACGAGTCGATGGAAATCGCCCAGGAAATGCTCGAGGACATCGCGTTTGATTGGCTGGATGCCGAAGAAGACGTCGTCGAAGTCCCCGAGCCGCCGGCCGACATCCCTGTGGCAGACAGCTACGAAGAATTCGTCGACCTTTCCACCGGCGACCAGGCCGAAGCGTTGGCGGCATCGATCAAACGCGGCCAAGCGATCTTTACCGGTAAAGTCGCCTCCTGCAGCAAATGCCACGGCGAAAAAGGGCACGGCGACGGTCAGAACAAGGACTACGACGACTGGACCAAGGACTGGACCACGCGCGCGGGGCTGAAACCCGAAGACACCGACGCTCTGATTCCGTTGATGGCCCGCGGCGCCATGCCGCCCAAGAACGCGCTGCCGCGGAATTTTTCCGAAGGCGTTTTCCGCGGCGGAGCAGCCGCCGAAGACCTGTACCGTCGCATTCTGCAAGGCATCGAAGGCTCTCCGATGCCCGCTTCGACGTTCGTCCCCGGTGAGTACGAAAAGGACGACATCTGGCACCTGATTAATTTCGTCCGCTCGGTCAAGAAACCCGAACCGGAGACGTCGGAGGCCATTTAG
- a CDS encoding ferredoxin family protein: protein MTHIVAEPCSGCKYTDCVVVCPVECFYEGEQMVYIHPEECIDCEACVPECPVEAIFHEDNLPEEWKSYIELNAKMSEECDVITEKKEPLADD, encoded by the coding sequence ATGACTCACATCGTCGCCGAACCCTGCTCGGGTTGCAAATACACCGATTGTGTCGTCGTTTGCCCGGTGGAGTGTTTCTACGAAGGCGAGCAAATGGTTTACATCCACCCCGAAGAGTGCATCGATTGCGAAGCCTGCGTGCCGGAATGTCCGGTCGAGGCGATCTTCCACGAAGACAATCTGCCCGAGGAGTGGAAAAGCTACATCGAACTCAACGCCAAGATGTCCGAAGAGTGCGATGTGATCACGGAAAAGAAGGAACCGCTGGCAGACGATTGA